The following nucleotide sequence is from uncultured Draconibacterium sp..
TTTACGAATACAAACTTTTAATTAAACGATTATGCAAAGTAATGCTGTAGGCTGGTTTGAAGTGCCGGTTACCGACATGAACCGGGCCATAAAATTTTACGAAACGGTATTAGATGTAAAACTCGACCGCAACCAAATGGGACCATTTGATATGGCATGGTTCCCGATGACGGATGAAAGTTACGGCTCTGCCGGATCGCTGGTATGCCATCCCGATTTTTATAAGCCATCGGCCGAAGGTGTTGTTATTTATTTTACGGCGCACTCGGGCGACCTGAGTAATGAACTTTCGCGTGTTGAAGAAGCAGGAGGTCAGGTGCTGCAGCCCAAAACAAAAATCTCGGACGAATATGGTTTTATGGCCTTGTTTATCGACAGCGAAGGCAACCGGATAGCTTTGCACTCAAGGGAATAGATTTGGCATTTTGTGCATTTTGTTATCCGCTTTAGTCCCCTGAAATTTTATAATTCTCCCCTGGTTTTTCAGACCATGCCCCTTGGGGCAAAGCCTGTGCCCCTGGTTTTTTGCTTTGTGCCCCTTGGGGATCGTTATGTGAAAACAGGGGCGCGCTTTGTTCCCCTTGGGGATTATTCCGTGCACCATGGGGATGGCTTTGCGAAAACGGGGGCATGCTTTGTGCCCCTTGGGGATCGCTATGAGAAACA
It contains:
- a CDS encoding VOC family protein, with protein sequence MQSNAVGWFEVPVTDMNRAIKFYETVLDVKLDRNQMGPFDMAWFPMTDESYGSAGSLVCHPDFYKPSAEGVVIYFTAHSGDLSNELSRVEEAGGQVLQPKTKISDEYGFMALFIDSEGNRIALHSRE